One genomic segment of Francisella salimarina includes these proteins:
- a CDS encoding helix-turn-helix domain-containing protein: protein MSIRIDLARIMLDKQIKSKDLAKAIGITEQNLSILKNEKAKAIRFSTLEAICKYLGCQPGDILIYED from the coding sequence ATGTCTATAAGAATTGACTTAGCAAGAATAATGCTTGATAAACAAATTAAATCTAAAGATTTAGCAAAAGCTATTGGAATTACAGAGCAAAACTTATCAATATTAAAAAACGAAAAAGCAAAAGCTATTAGATTTTCTACTCTAGAAGCAATTTGTAAGTATCTAGGTTGCCAACCAGGAGACATATTAATTTATGAGGATTAA